In Populus trichocarpa isolate Nisqually-1 chromosome 12, P.trichocarpa_v4.1, whole genome shotgun sequence, a genomic segment contains:
- the LOC7458028 gene encoding U-box domain-containing protein 19, giving the protein MILKFDQTDRRILTFPAVHPCEGISPATLLSSLIDLSQNICNYQSKLFATQRKNARETIRQIGLLLLFFEEIRDRGLVLSDSALLCFSELHHAFQKVQFLLEDCTREGARLWILMKCQLVATHFRAPIRAIATALDVLPLNLIDVGGEVKELVGLIAKQARKGKLEPDPVDEWASKQVFSVLDHFQMGVEPDSSLMKRVLENLEIRNWNDCNKEIKFLEEQIGYQCSDCDEREVPFLSSLLGLMSYCRGVIFETWNNRNNDQSDARHSIEALSCINREDFRCPISLELMTDPVTVSTGQTYDRSSIERWLKAGNMTCPKTGERLTSTELVPNTTLRKLIQQFCAEVGICASKSGSRSRDVARTISPGSPAAAEAMKFLSGFLARRLVSGSSEQKTKAAYEIRLLAKSNIFNRSCLIEAGTILPLINLLSSSLDHYTQETALSALLKLSKHTCGKKEIIESGGLKPILAVLKRGLSLEAKQMAAATIFYLASVKSYGKLIGETPEVVPALVELIKDGTTCGKKNGVVAIFGLLLHPANHQRVLASGSVPLLMDMLSSSNNIELIADSLAVLAIIAESVDGTLAILQTSALSTIPRILRSLPSRTAREYCVTVLLSLCKNGGAEAIAILAKDHNLMSSLYSLLTDGTSHGSSKARALIRILHKFHETSSSGMTASAVPCERPVHVR; this is encoded by the coding sequence atgaTTCTAAAGTTTGACCAAACTGATCGCCGGATTCTCACATTCCCGGCGGTTCATCCCTGTGAAGGAATCTCCCCCGCAACCCTTCTCAGTTCTTTGATCGATCTCTCTCAAAACATATGCAATTACCAATCAAAGTTGTTTGCTACACAAAGGAAAAATGCCCGTGAAACCATTCGACAAATCggtcttcttcttctatttttcgaGGAAATAAGGGACCGTGGATTGGTTCTTTCTGATTCGGCCCTTCTTTGCTTCTCTGAGCTCCACCATGCCTTTCAGAAAGTCCAGTTCTTGTTGGAAGATTGTACGCGTGAAGGTGCAAGGTTATGGATTCTAATGAAGTGTCAACTAGTTGCTACGCATTTTCGAGCACCAATTCGAGCAATTGCGACAGCTCTTGATGTTTTGCCATTGAATTTGATTGATGTCGGTGGTGAAGTGAAGGAGTTGGTTGGATTAATAGCAAAGCAAGCACGTAAGGGTAAATTGGAGCCAGACCCTGTAGATGAATGGGCCTCGAAACAAGTGTTTTCGGTATTGGATCATTTTCAGATGGGAGTTGAGCCTGATTCCAGCTTAATGAAACGGGTTCTTGAGAATCTTGAGATTAGGAACTGGAATGATTGTAACAAGGAAATCAAGTTTTTGGAAGAACAAATTGGTTATCAGTGCTCCGATTGTGATGAAAGAGAGGTTCCATTTCTAAGCAGCTTGTTGGGGTTAATGAGCTACTGCAGGGGAGTGATTTTTGAGACATGGAATAATCGCAACAACGATCAAAGCGATGCCAGGCACAGCATCGAGGCCCTTAGTTGCATAAATCGTGAAGATTTTCGATGCCCGATTTCACTTGAGCTGATGACTGATCCAGTAACTGTATCGACTGGGCAGACTTATGATCGGTCTTCGATTGAAAGATGGCTCAAAGCTGGAAATATGACCTGTCCCAAAACAGGTGAGAGGCTTACAAGCACAGAGTTAGTTCCCAACACCACTCTTCGAAAGCTGATCCAGCAGTTCTGCGCCGAGGTAGGCATTTGTGCGTCCAAATCAGGAAGCCGAAGTCGAGACGTAGCCAGGACTATCTCTCCAGGAAGTCCTGCTGCAGCAGAGGCAATGAAATTTCTTTCAGGGTTTCTTGCAAGAAGGCTGGTTTCCGGTTCAAGTGAGCAGAAAACAAAGGCTGCTTATGAAATTCGGTTACTtgcaaaatcaaacattttTAATAGATCTTGTTTGATTGAAGCAGGCACAATCTTACCTCTCATAAACCTTTTATCCTCTTCTTTAGACCATTACACACAAGAGACTGCTCTTTCAGCTCTGCTGAAGCTCTCGAAGCATACTTGTGGTAAGAAAGAGATAATTGAGAGTGGTGGATTGAAGCCAATCCTTGCAGTTCTTAAAAGAGGGCTGAGTTTGGAAGCAAAGCAAATGGCAGCCGCCACAATTTTTTACCTTGCTTCAGTGAAGTCATATGGGAAATTGATAGGGGAAACACCTGAAGTGGTTCCAGCTCTCGTGGAACTGATCAAGGATGGGACCACTTGTGGCAAAAAGAATGGAGTCGTGGCAATTTTCGGGCTGCTTCTACACCCAGCGAATCATCAAAGGGTGCTTGCATCCGGTTCTGTTCCATTGCTGATGGATATGTTGTCATCCTCAAATAACATTGAACTTATAGCAGATTCACTAGCAGTTTTAGCAATCATAGCTGAAAGTGTTGATGGGACATTAGCAATCCTGCAAACTTCGGCTTTATCTACAATCCCAAGGATCTTGCGTTCTCTGCCATCTAGAACTGCGAGGGAGTATTGCGTTACTGTTCTGCTAAGTTTGTGCAAAAACGGTGGTGCAGAAGCGATTGCGATTTTGGCAAAGGACCATAATCTCATGAGTTCCCTATATTCACTTCTAACAGATGGGACTTCTCATGGTAGCAGTAAGGCTCGTGCTCTGATAAGAATTCTCCATAAATTTCATGAAACAAGCTCGTCGGGAATGACTGCTTCAGCAGTTCCATGTGAACGACCGGTTCATGTTCGGTAA